TAGTAAAGAATAATCAAAGTTTGCTGATAGGCGAAGGTTACTGATCTTCGCCTAGATTTTTAGCATTTGCGTTAAAATAAATGTAGAATAAATTTATACGTATTGGAGATTTGTATATGTCAAATGGAGTGTTTCGTTTTATTGTTATGTTAGTAATCTTAGCAGCAGGAATGGGTTGTATCATATATGCAAAACTTTCTTTTGCTAAAAGACAAAGAACTAATCCAGATAATAAGTGGAACAAACAAGAAAATACTTGGCGTTACTTTGGGTATGCATTGTGTATTCTTGATGTTATTATTGCGGGTTTCTTTAATTAACGATAACTGTATGCATACATGAAAAACACAATCCCTAAATGTATTGGGATTGTGTTTTAATTTGCGACACCGTGATGAGCAGTAAAACTGCCTGATGTTAGTGAAGAGAAATGATACCCATTCTGTAGACCCCAAATGATAATACGTTCAACCGCATCAACAGAGAAGCCTTTCGAATCATGCTGTAATACAACAGAAGGACGATTATTTGCGGAAGCGTTTTGAACTTGAGTTGTTACATTCTCAAATACTTCATCTGCAGTGGAAGCTCCACCCGCATCACCGCTGGATACATTCCAATCAAAGTAAGTATAACCCTTTAAAGCAGCCTGTCTTACTAATGCCGTCATAATACCAGAGGTATAGTTACGGCTGACTGTATTAGAAGAACCACCCGGAAAACGGAATAGATTTGCATATGTTCCGGTCTGTTGGTAGATGATGTTGTTCATTGCGTTAAAGTCATTCCAGAAGGCATCTGTACTTGAATATACATTTGAGTAATCATGCGTATAAGAATGCTCTGCAACAACGTGACCTGCTTGTGCTTCTTTTTGAATCATATGGATATAGTCAGGTTGTAAAGCCGTTACAAAGAAGGTTGCTGGAATATTGTACTTTGCAAGTACATCTAATAGGCGTTGTGTATGTGCACTTGGTCCATCGTCAAATGTTAAGTAGATTGTTTTATTATCTTCTGCCTGAATTTGATTTGCAGGAAGATCTTGAACATGCACGATACGCTGTACTGTTGTTTCGTTGTTATGCGCATCTTTGCATGTATAGGTAAGTGTATAATCACCAGGAGTATTAACATCCACACTACCACTGACTACAGTGTTTGCGGTGATATCTCCATCTAAATCGTCGATAGCTGTATAAGAATCCGCAAATTCATTTCCTCGAATCCATATAATATCATTA
This genomic window from Solobacterium moorei contains:
- a CDS encoding polysaccharide deacetylase family protein encodes the protein MNKKAIQKPLTKFLIFATVLFLFSASLVLLLNKWEVVIEVNGDQTTLVEYKSKYEDQGAVAYKQGTILTFLREKIDVESKGTVDTSKLGSYKIEYTAEKDGLKASQERTVVVQDTTPPKVTLTSNPDSYTLFNHPYEEEGYTAFDDFDGDLTDKVVREEKDGVVTYKVIDSHGNKATVERKIVYDDRKGPVITLVGGNDIIWIRGNEFADSYTAIDDLDGDITANTVVSGSVDVNTPGDYTLTYTCKDAHNNETTVQRIVHVQDLPANQIQAEDNKTIYLTFDDGPSAHTQRLLDVLAKYNIPATFFVTALQPDYIHMIQKEAQAGHVVAEHSYTHDYSNVYSSTDAFWNDFNAMNNIIYQQTGTYANLFRFPGGSSNTVSRNYTSGIMTALVRQAALKGYTYFDWNVSSGDAGGASTADEVFENVTTQVQNASANNRPSVVLQHDSKGFSVDAVERIIIWGLQNGYHFSSLTSGSFTAHHGVAN